A part of Pararhizobium sp. A13 genomic DNA contains:
- a CDS encoding DMT family transporter, which yields MPAPIERRSATIKLAVGMAIIGTVGAFGVESGVDAVTIVFWRSVFGTVFLLVWCLIFGYLPDRSLSLRKLALSAAAGSCLVLSWAAFFAAISMTSIATTTIVFHIQPFFVVLIGALLLKERVTRDQLLWMTAAFVGVILASGLGWSSGSVDRVWMLGIGVTILGALCYAITAALGKKLGDQRPEVTSLCQTIMGVLIFAPFVHFAQSISLPSWGWLVGIGIIHTGIAWVIIYSAYPQLSTPVIGILSFVYPIVAIVIDWAVYGHPLGLSQATGMLLIAISTLGVRLGWRIRMRTGATA from the coding sequence ATGCCAGCGCCCATAGAACGCCGATCTGCAACGATAAAGCTCGCAGTCGGCATGGCCATCATTGGAACCGTCGGTGCCTTTGGCGTCGAATCCGGCGTTGACGCTGTCACCATCGTATTCTGGCGCAGCGTGTTCGGGACGGTGTTCCTGTTGGTCTGGTGCCTGATATTTGGCTACTTGCCTGACAGGTCGCTTTCTCTCCGGAAGCTCGCCCTCAGCGCTGCCGCCGGGTCCTGCCTTGTTTTGAGCTGGGCCGCATTCTTCGCAGCCATCAGCATGACGTCAATTGCAACGACAACCATCGTCTTCCACATCCAACCCTTTTTCGTCGTCCTGATCGGAGCCCTTCTTCTCAAGGAACGGGTGACGCGGGATCAACTTTTGTGGATGACGGCCGCCTTTGTCGGCGTCATCCTCGCCAGTGGTCTAGGCTGGTCATCGGGGTCTGTCGACCGTGTATGGATGCTCGGGATAGGCGTGACGATATTGGGAGCACTTTGCTATGCGATCACCGCAGCTCTTGGGAAAAAACTGGGTGACCAAAGACCAGAAGTCACCTCGCTCTGCCAGACGATAATGGGCGTTCTGATCTTCGCCCCGTTCGTTCATTTCGCCCAATCCATTTCGCTCCCGTCGTGGGGCTGGCTTGTCGGCATTGGCATCATTCATACGGGCATCGCGTGGGTTATCATCTACTCCGCCTATCCACAGCTATCGACCCCGGTCATCGGCATATTGAGTTTCGTCTATCCGATTGTCGCCATCGTCATCGACTGGGCGGTCTACGGCCATCCCCTTGGTTTGTCACAAGCGACCGGGATGCTTCTCATCGCGATCTCGACGCTTGGCGTACGCCTCGGATGGCGGATCAGGATGCGGACAGGGGCGACCGCCTGA
- a CDS encoding LysE family translocator, which yields MVFFAVASSGSPGPNNMLLTTTGANYGLARSLPHVFGTGVGICLILLGLGMFGSQLLENETFRNMLKWGGVAYLAWLAFKIATSRPNAASQGDADSAQPLTFVQAVLFQALNPKVWLGGASGILTYGAVSDGWSALAMSVAFALLFASISMPCGASWALIGASARHVLRSDRALRIFNIAMAILLLASLVPVVLN from the coding sequence GTGGTCTTCTTTGCCGTGGCTTCATCCGGGTCGCCTGGACCGAACAACATGCTTCTGACGACAACCGGCGCAAACTACGGCCTCGCGCGTTCGTTGCCGCACGTCTTTGGCACGGGTGTCGGCATCTGTCTCATCCTGCTGGGGCTGGGTATGTTTGGCAGCCAATTGTTGGAGAATGAGACCTTTCGGAACATGCTGAAGTGGGGTGGCGTTGCCTACCTCGCTTGGCTCGCTTTTAAGATCGCCACGAGCCGTCCCAACGCAGCATCGCAAGGAGATGCGGATAGCGCCCAACCCCTGACCTTCGTTCAGGCAGTGCTGTTTCAAGCGCTCAATCCGAAGGTCTGGTTGGGTGGCGCAAGTGGCATCCTGACCTACGGCGCGGTGTCAGACGGGTGGAGCGCCCTGGCGATGAGCGTCGCATTCGCGCTTCTGTTCGCATCGATCAGCATGCCCTGCGGCGCAAGCTGGGCGCTGATTGGCGCATCGGCCCGCCACGTGTTGCGTTCGGACCGTGCTCTGAGGATATTCAACATCGCGATGGCGATCTTGCTTCTCGCTTCGCTCGTTCCAGTGGTGCTGAACTGA
- a CDS encoding amino acid racemase, which produces MKTIGIVGGVAWPSSIIYYQTINELIAKRMGGSGRHCAKLVMAQTDFDEVESRQVEGRWDLVGGLIAEEANKLKAAGADFYIVACNTVHTAADVFEARVDLPFIHIVDPAAEQALASGFKTVGLLGSRYTMTGTYFVDRLKDRYGLKVLVAEGEHEANVHNALYEELTKGVFRPETRVKFKAALESLASRGAEVIILGCTEFGMLIKAEDSPVPLIDTTIAHAEAAVEKALHSD; this is translated from the coding sequence ATGAAAACCATCGGTATAGTTGGCGGTGTCGCTTGGCCCAGCTCGATCATTTACTATCAGACCATCAATGAACTGATAGCGAAGCGAATGGGCGGCAGCGGTCGGCATTGTGCAAAGCTGGTAATGGCCCAGACAGACTTCGATGAAGTCGAAAGTAGACAGGTTGAAGGCCGATGGGATTTGGTCGGAGGTTTGATCGCTGAAGAGGCCAACAAGCTAAAGGCGGCCGGAGCGGATTTCTACATCGTCGCCTGTAACACGGTCCATACAGCGGCTGATGTGTTTGAGGCACGGGTTGACCTGCCGTTTATTCATATCGTCGATCCGGCAGCTGAGCAGGCACTGGCGAGCGGGTTCAAAACAGTCGGATTGCTTGGCAGCAGGTATACGATGACAGGAACGTATTTTGTTGACCGGCTGAAGGATCGCTATGGCCTGAAGGTGCTTGTCGCAGAAGGTGAGCATGAAGCGAATGTCCACAATGCTCTCTATGAGGAACTGACCAAAGGAGTCTTCCGGCCGGAAACGCGGGTCAAGTTCAAGGCTGCCTTGGAATCTCTAGCCAGCCGAGGCGCGGAGGTCATTATTCTGGGCTGCACCGAGTTTGGCATGCTCATTAAGGCAGAGGACAGCCCGGTCCCCTTAATTGACACAACAATTGCTCACGCCGAGGCAGCAGTCGAGAAGGCACTGCATTCTGATTGA